The Deltaproteobacteria bacterium DNA window GAAGGAGCTGAGTCCATACCAGCCTGCCGTTGGTGATCCAGCTAATCCTGGAGCGCTTCCTCCGTACAATGCCGGTCCACCAGTAGTCGGTGATCCCAATTATCCTCAGGGGCGTCCAGCTTATGTACCGGCGGTGAAAGCGACGTACGAGACACAGCAACTGGAGGTGCCGATTCTGACCATGCTCCCCATTCCTTTTATCAGGATCGACCTTACGACAATCGACTTCAACGCGAAGATCAACTCCGTCGAGTATCGGAAGACCGATACTAACCTGAAGATCGACGCCTCATTGGAGGCAAAGGCCGGTTGGCTGTGGGGGTCGGCCAAGCTTAAGGTGTCGACGTCGTTCCAGCGCACGACTTCGCAAGGCAACACAGTGGACCGCACCTACTCCATGGCGGTGCACATAAAGGCCGTGCAAGATGAAATGCCGGCGGGAATGGAAAAGCTGCTCGGGATTCTCGAGGGCGCAATCGTTTCAACGCCGGCGGCTAAGTAGATCAGTCCGGTCGGAGGGAGCTGTGACGTCACATGTATCTCGGGGATTACCTCGGTCAGCTTCTATCAGAGATCTCGATGGCGCGAATGCAGGCCGATCTGGAGACGGTTCGGCTGGCGGAACTCTACGCCACGCACCCGCTCCTTCGCACAATGCCCGTACCACACGTGAGGCTGCCAGACGTCGAGATGGAGATCCCGGTGCTGATCAAGGCCTCCGAAGAGCCCCGCGCCGGCGAATCGGCACGGGGTGGGGCGACGCTTGCGGATATGAGCCGAAAGTTCGACGAAGTGCTCGCGGCGCACCTGTCGAAGGCCGGCATGGCGTTATCCGCGGCCGACCGCAAGAAGCTGCGTGCGGCGCTCGATGAGCGGCTCACCCAGACCGGAGTGCCGACGGAGATCTCGGTCGACGTGAATCGGGTGGCGGACGATCTCACGTCCACCGCGCTTCGCGTCGTCGGAGAACTGAGGCCGAAGTCCACCGCGGAGCCGGCCATTGTGACGCCGATCGGGGCCGAATTTAGGGAGGCCGTGCGACTCGAGTTCCTCAAACTTCGCACGCCGCCCCCTCGCCTGACCGTGCTGGTGACGAGTGCCGAAATTCGGGAGGCCGGCACGACGGAGAACCTGACGCGGCTCCGTCTCAAGGTGTCAGAGCAGGGTGTCGAATGGACGACGATTGAGTCGGAAGGCGTGCGGCACGATCGTTTAGTTCCCGAGTAGTCGGCTGTCCGATGCTGCGCATCATGCACGTCGAAGAAATCGCGGACCTTCTACTTCTGCTCCCGGATCTCATCCAGCAGCAGGAGCGGCGCTCCATCGATTTCGCGCGAAACGCTGGCGCGTGGTTGAGTTCGTTGGAAAGAGTATTCGCCGCCAGCCGGCTCTACCAGGCTGGGAGCATCGCCATGCTGCGAAGTAATCTGGTTGCGGCGGAGCAGGGCCAGGTGCCTGCTGGCATCGAGTTTCGCGGCCGCCCGAGTCGTTCGCGACTACTGAACGCCGTAGCATCGCAGGCCCTGCAGCGCGCGGCCGAAGTGGCGTCGACCCTGATAGCGGAGAACCAGCCACGCCTTGCGGAAGCCGAACGGGTCGCTCAGCAGATCGTCGGCGCGGCTTTGTCGCGGGGGCTGATCACCGCTCGCCAGGAGGAAGTGAGCAACACCCAGTACCTGCGAATGCTCCGGCGCAGCCTCGTCACAAGCGGCGATCTGGAGAGCGCCGTTGTTCGCCTCGAAGGCTTGGTCGGACCCCACGACGCGCTAATACTCTTTGACCGCGCGCTAGCGCCCCATCTGGACGTCACTTCACTGGCAGTACAGTCGTGACGTTTCCTTCCTCCGGGTGAGCGAGAGCCAACAGGCAGGAGACGCGCCCACATGAGAACATCCAACCTGAGCGGAAGAGACTGGTGGCGCGCCAATCAGGCGAGCTATCCGAACAGTCGAGAGATCGACGACCTTGAGTCCGGCTTTCGCTCAAGGGTCGAAGATTTCATCGGCTCGCTGAGACATGCTGCGGCTGCGGTCGTCGTGAATAGCACGCGGAGGAATGCGATCCGCGCGCACCTTATGCACTATTGCTGGAAAGTAGCCTACGGCGAGATTGATCCAAAGGACGTGCCGAAGCGTGGCGGTCTCGACATCGAGTGGGACCACGGCGACCTTGAGAAATCGCGGAAGGCGGCGGAAGAGATGGTCAACCTCTTCGGCATGGCGCACATTGCCGCCCTCACCTCGAATCACATTCGTGGCAAGGCCATTGATATGAACATCTCTTGGAAGGATACGCTCGTGATGATGCGACCCACACCCCTTCTCACGAGGATCGAGCGTCGTCCGCGAACGGGACAGAATCGCGAGCTGCACGAAATCGGAGCCACCGTATTTGGGGTCCGCAAGCTCGTGTCGGACCCGCCGCACTGGTCGTACAACGGAAGGTAGGGCCGAAGTCTCCTCAGTCCATGAACCCTCTCCGCCAATAATGAGGGTGAGACAGTTGGGTGGGGATAATGTCAGACCTCCTGACCTCCCCCTCGTAAGCGGCTGAATGTCAAGGCTCGCCTAAACTGACCGGGCTCAGCTCGGCCAAACTGACCGCGTATCGGGCGCGATGATCCACAGGCGATCGGGGAGATTGTCCACAGCCTCTTTGCGCTGTCGAGGTAGACGCATTGTGCGGCGCTGGGAAGCCGCGGATGCGGCCCGCGGATGGGGCCGGGGGCAGCTCTGCACAAGCTGACGGAGCGAGCGCGGGGCGGCGGGGTGCGGCCCCGTGAGGATGAGGCCGCGGCGGGGCGGGGAGCGATCTTTGGGGCACGCCGCTCGC harbors:
- a CDS encoding DUF2589 domain-containing protein gives rise to the protein MPNPGQELSSIDFESMLGGPLVAVINAQAQAAISTVNFIKEVGFKKPAAEEAAGGNTSTLDPIYVTFKYPKELSPYQPAVGDPANPGALPPYNAGPPVVGDPNYPQGRPAYVPAVKATYETQQLEVPILTMLPIPFIRIDLTTIDFNAKINSVEYRKTDTNLKIDASLEAKAGWLWGSAKLKVSTSFQRTTSQGNTVDRTYSMAVHIKAVQDEMPAGMEKLLGILEGAIVSTPAAK